The following proteins are encoded in a genomic region of Pirellulales bacterium:
- the murD gene encoding UDP-N-acetylmuramoyl-L-alanine--D-glutamate ligase, whose translation MNIRGRKVTVMGLGCHGGGVAATRFCAQSGATVTVTDLADEAALTESLATLSDVPVAKFTLGQHQAVDFCTADVVVVNPAVKPKNPHVELARQAGATITSETELFLNACPATVIGVTGTVGKSTTSAMLGAILKSAGRHCWLGGNIGNSLLADVPHMKSADMVVLEMSSFQLHWLSPATRWPAAAIITNCSPNHLDWHGTWNNYVAAKQRLLSHLPSDGFAVLNSQDREIAGWQPLCRGKVLFPPHPDLLPPLRVFGSHAHINAACAAAAAKQLGVNERSISRALAEFAGLPHRLHLAAEIGGRRFYNDSKSTTPAATLAALNAMQQPTWLLLGGADKCIDFAALASAVTRQAKGVAVFGSVAEQLQKIIHQANHNFPCFRAETLHEALNWSWRQSNPDEAILLSPGCASTDQFRDFAHRGEEFERLVDALGLETAIAAGRSLAKH comes from the coding sequence ATGAATATTCGCGGTCGCAAAGTAACGGTGATGGGATTGGGTTGCCACGGAGGCGGCGTGGCGGCAACACGCTTTTGCGCGCAATCCGGAGCCACGGTTACCGTAACCGATTTGGCCGACGAAGCCGCATTGACCGAATCATTGGCAACCCTAAGCGATGTGCCCGTTGCAAAATTTACTTTGGGTCAACATCAGGCCGTCGATTTTTGCACGGCTGACGTCGTCGTCGTGAATCCGGCAGTGAAGCCGAAAAATCCGCACGTTGAATTGGCGCGGCAAGCCGGTGCAACCATTACGTCGGAAACCGAGCTATTTCTCAATGCCTGTCCGGCAACCGTGATCGGAGTAACCGGCACCGTGGGCAAATCGACAACCTCTGCCATGCTGGGAGCCATTTTGAAATCGGCCGGACGGCACTGCTGGCTGGGGGGAAATATCGGAAACAGTTTGCTCGCCGATGTGCCACACATGAAATCCGCCGACATGGTCGTGCTGGAAATGAGCAGCTTTCAACTCCACTGGCTAAGCCCTGCGACCCGCTGGCCCGCGGCCGCAATTATCACCAATTGTTCGCCCAACCATTTAGATTGGCACGGCACGTGGAACAATTACGTGGCCGCAAAGCAGCGCTTGCTTTCGCATTTACCAAGCGACGGATTTGCCGTGCTAAACAGTCAGGACCGTGAAATAGCCGGCTGGCAGCCACTATGCCGTGGCAAGGTTTTATTTCCTCCACATCCCGACTTATTGCCGCCGCTGCGCGTGTTTGGTTCACATGCTCATATCAATGCAGCCTGTGCGGCGGCGGCGGCAAAACAACTGGGCGTGAATGAACGAAGCATTTCTCGCGCGCTGGCCGAATTTGCAGGTCTTCCCCATCGTTTGCATTTGGCGGCCGAAATCGGCGGCCGACGGTTCTACAACGATTCCAAGTCAACCACGCCCGCCGCCACCCTGGCGGCTTTGAACGCCATGCAGCAACCCACCTGGCTGTTGCTCGGAGGCGCTGATAAGTGCATCGACTTTGCCGCGCTCGCTAGTGCGGTGACTCGACAAGCCAAGGGCGTCGCCGTGTTCGGATCGGTGGCGGAGCAACTGCAAAAAATCATTCACCAAGCCAACCATAACTTCCCGTGCTTTCGGGCTGAAACTTTACATGAAGCCCTGAACTGGTCTTGGCGGCAATCGAATCCCGACGAAGCGATCTTGCTTTCGCCCGGCTGTGCCAGCACCGATCAATTCCGGGATTTTGCCCACCGCGGAGAAGAGTTTGAACGCCTGGTGGATGCGCTCGGACTTGAAACCGCAATCGCCGCCGGTCGCAGCTTGGCGAAGCACTAA
- the uvrA gene encoding excinuclease ABC subunit UvrA gives MRVGYDNSFADCVWSNLGTTAVNKGFISLRGIEVHNLKGVDLDIPHRKLVVFCGLSGSGKTSLALDTLYAEGQRRYIETFSAYTRQFLQRLERPVAEQITGIPPAVAVTHKSSNRSNRSTVGTATETNDYLRLLFAKIGCVVCQTCGHEVRRESPQSAAESLAKLPAGARLLLAFEQASINTSALKALGFLRVVVGDRQMNLADSTTNIEAPPPSEPMYIVVDRLTTDTPAQRIRESLEAAFGHGNGRATVFVDLPEPPQIGEQRYGRPYSLDGRTWQRLNFSDQMTCDECGRVYPLPEPRLYSFNSPLGACPECEGFGNVIDIDLDLIVPDPRKSLREGAIAPWNTPAYAHELEELIALADDYQIPLDVPFKKLTEEHLNLIREGVPERNFGGLRGFFQWLEKRKYKMHLRVFLNRWRSYRVCPSCNGTRLRPEGLATQIAGRNISEICALKIRDCLALFRELALPQLQATIGRSMLEQVQARLGYLDSVGLGYLTLDRSLRTLSGGEAQRVSLTTALGSSLVNMLYVLDEPSIGLHPADVDRLVKAVLSLRDRGNSVCVVEHEESLIRAADEVIEIGPGAGERGGLVVFQGAPQEMEQCSRSLTGDYLAGRRGRSVPAKRRRTDHGWIRLTGARGNNLKDITVEFPLGVLCLVTGISGSGKSTLVEDTLYPALRRRMRLESPRPAQHDDVYGDGQVNEVILVDQSPIGRSPRSNPVTYIKAFDEIRNVFADTVEARMRNYTASQFSFNIDGGRCPACHGDGYIEIDMQFLADVFMKCSQCNGTRYRPEILKIKYRGRHIAEVLELTVREAFTFFRGCPKVQAKLKLLIDVGLDYLRLGQPANTLSGGEAQRLKLAGYMSAAKRNRTLFILDEPTTGLHFADVVQLLDCFDALLAVGHSLIVVEHNLQMMKAADWIIDLGPGAADEGGQIVVQGTPELVSRSKSSVTGRFLAAALAQQAEEATA, from the coding sequence ATGCGTGTGGGTTATGATAACAGTTTTGCCGATTGTGTCTGGAGCAATCTGGGGACCACGGCGGTGAACAAAGGCTTTATTTCGCTTCGCGGCATTGAGGTGCATAATCTTAAAGGGGTTGATCTGGACATCCCGCACCGCAAACTCGTGGTATTTTGCGGTCTGAGCGGCAGCGGTAAAACCAGCTTGGCGCTAGATACTCTGTACGCCGAAGGACAGCGGCGGTACATCGAAACTTTTTCGGCCTATACCCGACAGTTTTTGCAGCGATTGGAACGACCGGTGGCGGAGCAAATTACCGGCATTCCCCCGGCAGTGGCCGTGACCCATAAATCGTCCAACCGATCCAACCGCAGCACGGTGGGCACGGCCACCGAAACCAACGACTACTTGCGGTTGTTATTCGCTAAAATCGGCTGCGTCGTTTGCCAAACCTGCGGGCACGAAGTTCGCCGCGAATCGCCGCAATCGGCTGCGGAAAGTTTGGCTAAATTGCCGGCCGGCGCACGATTGTTGCTGGCTTTCGAACAGGCATCGATAAACACATCAGCGTTGAAGGCGCTCGGTTTTTTGCGTGTTGTTGTCGGCGATCGGCAAATGAATCTTGCAGATTCCACGACGAACATTGAAGCACCGCCGCCGAGCGAACCGATGTACATCGTCGTCGACCGGCTCACGACCGATACCCCAGCGCAACGAATCCGCGAATCGTTGGAAGCGGCGTTTGGACATGGAAACGGCCGGGCCACCGTGTTTGTCGATTTGCCGGAGCCCCCGCAGATTGGCGAACAGCGATATGGCCGCCCCTATTCATTAGATGGCCGCACTTGGCAGCGGTTAAACTTCAGCGATCAAATGACGTGCGACGAATGTGGTCGTGTTTATCCATTGCCCGAGCCGCGGCTATACAGCTTTAACAGTCCGTTGGGCGCGTGTCCGGAATGCGAAGGCTTTGGCAACGTGATCGACATTGATTTGGATTTGATTGTGCCCGATCCGCGGAAATCGCTGCGCGAGGGGGCCATTGCGCCGTGGAACACGCCCGCTTATGCACACGAACTGGAAGAGTTAATTGCCTTGGCCGACGATTATCAAATTCCGCTCGATGTGCCTTTCAAGAAGCTCACCGAGGAACATCTAAACCTGATTCGCGAAGGCGTGCCGGAACGCAATTTTGGCGGGCTGCGCGGATTTTTTCAGTGGCTGGAAAAGCGAAAATATAAAATGCACCTACGGGTATTTCTGAACCGCTGGCGCAGCTACCGGGTATGCCCAAGTTGCAATGGAACTCGTTTACGGCCAGAAGGGCTGGCCACGCAGATTGCCGGGCGGAATATCTCTGAAATTTGCGCCCTTAAAATTCGCGATTGCCTGGCACTGTTTCGCGAATTGGCGCTTCCCCAGCTTCAGGCCACAATTGGTCGCAGTATGTTGGAGCAGGTGCAAGCCCGGCTGGGCTACTTGGATTCCGTGGGATTGGGATATCTCACGCTGGACCGTTCTTTGCGCACGCTGAGTGGCGGCGAAGCACAACGAGTTTCGTTAACGACTGCGTTGGGCTCCAGCCTGGTAAACATGCTGTACGTGCTCGACGAACCTTCGATCGGCTTGCACCCGGCGGATGTCGATCGCCTGGTGAAAGCCGTGCTTTCGCTGCGCGACCGTGGCAACAGCGTGTGCGTTGTGGAGCACGAAGAATCGCTGATTCGCGCCGCCGATGAGGTCATCGAAATTGGTCCCGGGGCCGGCGAACGGGGCGGCCTGGTGGTTTTTCAAGGTGCGCCTCAGGAAATGGAACAATGCTCCAGAAGCCTGACGGGCGATTATTTGGCCGGCCGGCGTGGTCGCAGCGTGCCCGCGAAGCGCCGCCGCACGGATCACGGCTGGATTCGCCTGACCGGCGCGCGCGGCAACAATTTAAAAGACATTACCGTGGAATTTCCCTTGGGCGTGTTGTGCCTGGTGACCGGCATCAGTGGATCAGGCAAAAGCACGTTGGTGGAAGACACGCTATACCCGGCCCTGCGGCGGCGGATGCGGTTAGAATCGCCACGGCCCGCACAGCACGACGACGTGTACGGGGATGGACAGGTGAATGAAGTCATTCTGGTCGATCAAAGCCCCATTGGCCGTTCGCCGCGCTCCAATCCGGTCACGTATATCAAGGCGTTCGACGAAATCCGCAATGTGTTTGCCGACACGGTGGAGGCCCGCATGCGCAATTACACGGCCAGCCAGTTTAGCTTTAACATTGATGGCGGACGCTGTCCGGCGTGCCACGGCGATGGTTACATCGAAATCGACATGCAATTTCTGGCTGACGTATTCATGAAGTGCAGCCAGTGCAATGGCACGCGTTATCGGCCGGAGATATTAAAGATCAAATATCGTGGCCGGCACATTGCCGAGGTGTTGGAGCTGACGGTTCGCGAGGCATTTACTTTTTTCAGGGGCTGCCCCAAAGTGCAAGCCAAGCTGAAGCTGCTGATCGACGTGGGCTTGGACTATTTACGGCTCGGCCAGCCGGCCAACACGCTTTCCGGAGGCGAGGCCCAGCGTTTAAAATTGGCGGGGTACATGTCGGCCGCCAAGCGAAATCGAACACTGTTCATTTTAGATGAGCCAACGACCGGTTTGCATTTTGCCGACGTCGTGCAATTGCTGGATTGCTTTGATGCTTTGCTGGCCGTGGGACACTCGTTAATAGTGGTCGAGCACAATTTGCAAATGATGAAAGCCGCCGATTGGATTATCGATTTGGGTCCTGGAGCAGCCGACGAAGGAGGGCAAATCGTGGTGCAAGGGACGCCGGAATTGGTTTCCCGGTCGAAAAGTTCCGTCACCGGTCGGTTTCTGGCCGCTGCGCTCGCCCAGCAGGCGGAGGAAGCTACGGCATAA
- a CDS encoding phospholipase D-like domain-containing protein: protein MQKLITGRVWKEITARAKQTKRRSTVAVAYFSSAQLLPLNSGSTLVIDMSERAVRAGQTNPTAVVAMLRKGVNVHSVENLHAKVFVIGSRAIIGSANVSATSANYLIEAAIETNDRKTVKAYREWVNSLTGDRVTLRQAIRLQKLYVPPRGFNRRKKRNGKLTPQHSPLWTVVTRFGNWNEEEQEAEQIGTPKARKQLRSSRYYDVYNFSWLGSAFAKTAKRNDLVIEKVEQSARNIRIFPPRRIIHLQRYRNSNGFMCFLEMRKGLRSKSRKIVSERLGSGGRKFIQVKRSRLIRDTGLVHKLLQLWPDRK, encoded by the coding sequence ATGCAAAAACTCATAACCGGGCGAGTGTGGAAAGAAATTACGGCTCGTGCCAAGCAGACGAAACGACGGTCTACCGTCGCTGTTGCCTATTTCAGTTCAGCACAACTATTACCGCTGAACAGTGGCAGCACACTTGTTATTGATATGAGCGAACGGGCGGTTCGTGCCGGGCAGACAAATCCGACAGCCGTAGTTGCGATGCTTCGCAAAGGCGTGAATGTTCATTCGGTCGAAAATTTGCACGCGAAAGTATTTGTGATTGGTAGCCGTGCCATCATTGGTTCGGCTAATGTCTCTGCCACGTCTGCAAACTATCTGATTGAGGCCGCGATTGAAACGAATGACCGTAAGACCGTCAAGGCATATCGTGAATGGGTTAATAGCCTAACCGGCGATAGAGTGACATTACGGCAAGCGATACGACTTCAAAAACTTTATGTTCCGCCCCGTGGATTCAATCGCCGGAAAAAACGAAATGGCAAACTAACTCCGCAACATTCGCCGCTGTGGACCGTGGTAACAAGGTTTGGAAACTGGAATGAGGAGGAGCAAGAGGCGGAACAAATCGGCACGCCGAAAGCTCGAAAGCAGTTGCGATCAAGTCGCTACTACGATGTTTATAACTTTTCTTGGCTTGGTAGTGCTTTTGCGAAAACGGCAAAACGAAACGATCTAGTAATTGAGAAGGTAGAGCAATCGGCACGAAACATTCGTATTTTTCCGCCCCGCCGAATCATTCATTTGCAGCGTTACCGCAATTCCAATGGCTTCATGTGTTTTCTTGAAATGCGGAAGGGGCTTAGATCAAAGAGCCGAAAAATTGTGAGCGAACGTCTAGGCAGTGGCGGCCGAAAATTTATTCAGGTCAAACGCTCACGTCTAATACGTGATACGGGCCTAGTGCATAAATTATTGCAATTGTGGCCGGATCGGAAATAA
- a CDS encoding ThiF family adenylyltransferase codes for MSDATKHSLDRYARQMRYAPLGEEGQRRLLASRVLICGCGALGSVIANTLARAGVGQLRIVDRDFLELNNLQRQVLFDEADVAAALPKAVAAGEKLRRINSQIEVEPIVADISADNILALCQGCDIILDGTDNFETRFLINEAAVKLCIPWIYGGCIGAEGQSLSVLPGQPPCFRCVMSEPPPAGTSPTCDTAGILSPVVNVVASIQACEAIKILSGCTEAVNRTLTMVDLWENQVRQLNLDRLRAAGGCPTCRSDSDTKEKFPWLTGQRGGRTAVLCGRNSVQLSSSANSAFSPATMDLLEQKLRAVGQVTRNQYLLRCAVGQYVITLFPDGRAIIGGTADVAEARSVYAKYVGN; via the coding sequence ATGAGCGATGCAACAAAACATTCATTGGATCGTTATGCCCGGCAAATGCGCTATGCGCCCCTTGGAGAGGAGGGCCAGCGGCGGCTGTTGGCCAGCCGCGTGCTGATTTGCGGTTGCGGCGCTTTAGGGAGTGTGATTGCCAACACGTTGGCCCGGGCCGGGGTGGGCCAGCTGCGAATTGTGGACCGCGATTTTTTAGAATTGAATAATCTGCAGCGGCAGGTGCTATTCGACGAGGCGGACGTGGCGGCGGCGCTGCCTAAAGCCGTGGCGGCTGGGGAAAAACTGCGGCGCATCAACAGCCAGATTGAAGTGGAACCGATCGTGGCCGATATTTCTGCGGATAACATTTTGGCGCTGTGCCAAGGTTGCGACATCATTCTCGATGGGACCGATAATTTCGAAACTCGTTTCCTGATCAACGAAGCGGCGGTGAAATTGTGCATTCCCTGGATTTACGGAGGTTGCATTGGCGCTGAAGGACAATCACTGAGCGTTTTACCGGGCCAGCCTCCGTGTTTTCGCTGTGTGATGAGCGAGCCGCCGCCGGCGGGCACGTCTCCTACGTGCGACACGGCCGGCATTTTGTCGCCGGTGGTCAATGTCGTGGCGTCGATCCAAGCTTGCGAAGCCATCAAAATTTTGTCGGGTTGCACCGAGGCAGTGAATCGAACGTTGACGATGGTCGATTTGTGGGAAAACCAAGTGCGACAGCTTAATCTGGATCGGCTGCGCGCCGCCGGCGGTTGCCCTACGTGCCGCAGCGATTCGGACACGAAAGAGAAGTTTCCTTGGTTAACGGGCCAGCGCGGCGGTCGCACGGCCGTGTTGTGCGGGCGCAATTCCGTCCAATTGAGCTCTTCGGCGAACTCCGCATTTTCGCCGGCGACAATGGATTTGCTCGAACAAAAACTTCGTGCGGTCGGTCAAGTCACTCGCAACCAATATCTATTGCGATGTGCGGTCGGGCAGTACGTCATCACGCTGTTTCCCGATGGCCGCGCTATCATTGGCGGCACCGCCGACGTGGCCGAGGCTCGCAGTGTGTACGCCAAGTACGTCGGCAACTGA